One Lepus europaeus isolate LE1 chromosome X, mLepTim1.pri, whole genome shotgun sequence genomic window carries:
- the LOC133752684 gene encoding divergent paired-related homeobox-like translates to MSSSEDFLQGKYHKTSQRKRTVFTDKQLEDLNILFSKNPYPDRDLQLEVTSKMNIDPTVVQVWFKNHRAKLKRAKCTQVPPPQEAQHQRPLEDPVTPDSFQAPVEAPARYPEDTYPRGLAYPQHVVPSLHLSIHPRFKVPRDPSGGHQIIHFGCCEDTTIYNLYPLWDPAVQPGSSSAAASFFAHSRQNWNDFQTQK, encoded by the coding sequence ATGTCCAGCTCAGAGGACTTCCTTCAAGGCAAATATCACAAGACATCACAGAGGAAAAGAACCGTATTCACTGATAAACAGCTTGAAGACTTGAACATCTTGTTTAGTAAGAACCCGTACCCAGACCGTGACCTTCAGCTAGAAGTAACCTCCAAAATGAACATAGACCCCACAGTGGTGCAGGTCTGGTTCAAGAACCACAGAGCAAAACTCAAGAGAGCAAAATGCACTCAAGTTCCACCCCCGCAGGAAGCTCAACACCAGAGACCCCTGGAGGACCCAGTCACACCTGACTCCTTCCAGGCGCCAGTGGAAGCACCAGCCAGATACCCTGAAGACACCTACCCCCGGGGCCTTGCTTACCCACAACACGTGGTGCCCTCACTGCACCTCAGCATCCACCCCAGGTTTAAAGTCCCCAGGGACCCCTCTGGAGGACACCAAATCATCCACTTCGGCTGCTGTGAAGACACCACCATATACAACCTCTACCCGCTCTGGGACCCCGCGGTGCAGCCAGGATCCAGCTCTGCCGCTGCCTCTTTCTttgcacacagcagacagaacTGGAACGATTTCCAGACACAGAAATAA